GAAGGAAAACGCCGAATACCACGCTGCTCGCGAGCAGCAAGGTATGGTCGAGGCGCGGATTCGTGACATCGAAGGCCGGATTCAGAATCAGGTCATCATCGACGTCACGACCATTCCTCACACCGGCAAAGTGATTTTCGGCACCACCGTTGAAATCGCCAACGTCGAGACTGATGAAAGCGTCACTTACCACATCGTGGGTGAGGATGAGGCTGACTTCAAGCTCGGCAAGATTTCGGTAGGTTCGCCATTGGCCCGCGCCTTGATTGCCAAGGAAGAGGGTGATGTGGTCGCGGTGAAAACGCCAGGTGGCGTTATCGAGTACGAGATTGTCGAAGTCCGCCACATCTGAACGCAGGCGCCCGCTTCGAGCGGGCGCGTTGCTTTGGCAGCTGACTCAGATGTTGTGGGTCGGCGGCCTGTGGCTGTTGCATATCGGTCTGTTGCCGGTGCTCGACCATATTGGTCTGGCGCCGCTGCTGATCGACGAAATTGCAGGCATGCTGAACTCGCTGATGGTGGGATTCGCCGCAGCGTGTGTGATTTTTCAGGCTTTGGTGCTGGTTCAGGCCGAGGGCTTTGCCAGTCTATGGCGCGATATTCGCGGGCAGTTGCTGCTGATGGCGTTGTATGCGTGCGCGATGTATGTCGCGGTGCGTGTCGGCTGGCCGGATGCCGTGCGTTGGCAGGTGTTCAGTTATCTGGTTCTGGGTTTTTCCGGGCTGGTGCTGGTACTGCAACCGGTGCCCGGATGGAGTGGCAGGGTGCGCGAAGCACACCCTTGACCCTTGCCATCACTTGAAGCGATGAACGTTCGACAGCTGCTTGTTGACGCTGAAGTTCTTGCGGTAAATCAGTGCCATCTTGCCGATGACCTGAACCAGATCCGCTTTGCCGGCCTTGCAGAGCTCTGCAATGGACGCCAGGCGCGATTCACGATCGAGGATGTTGAGCTTGATTTTGATCAGCTCGTGATCCGCCAGGGCGCGTTCAAGTTCGGCTAACACACCTTCAGTCAAACCGTTGTCAGCCACGATCAAAACCGGTTTCAGATGGTGGCCGATGGATTTGTACTGTTTCTTCTGCTCTTGAGTGAGCGGCATAATCTGACCCTTTAGTCTGGATTCTGTAAAATGGCGGCCATTTTACCCGAGGGTTCGTGGATCCGCCCAATTAATCACGACCCTTATCATCGAGGTGCCCAATGGCGCGTTCCAAGACAAGCCTTGGTTGGCTGAAAAGACATGTCAATGATCCCTATGTGAAGCAGGCGCAGAAGGATGGTTACCGCTCGCGTGCGAGTTACAAGCTTCTGGAGGTCCAGGAGAAATACAAGCTGATCCGTCCAGGTATGAGCGTTGTCGACCTGGGGGCGGCGCCCGGCGGCTGGTCGCAGGTCACTAGTCGGCTGATCGGTGGTCAGGGGCGACTGATCGCCTCGGACATCCTGGAAATGGACAGCATTCCGGACGTGACTTTCATCCAGGGTGACTTCACCCAGGACGAAGTGCTCGCTCAGATTCTTGAAGCCGTGGGTAATTCGCAGGTGGACCTTGTGATTTCCGATATGGCCCCCAATATGAGTGGTACGCCTGAGGTGGACATGCCCAAAGCCATGTTTCTATGTGAGCTGGCTCTTGATCTGGCGGCTCGGATACTCAAGCCGGGTGGTAATTTCGTGATCAAGGTGTTTCAGGGTGAAGGGTTTGATGCTTACGTGAAGGACGCTCGTCAGAAATTCGACAAGGTCCAGATGATCAAGCCGGACTCTTCCCGTGGCAGTTCCCGCGAGCAATACATGCTGGCTTGGGGCTACCGCGGCCGTAGTGAGTAAATCGAGGTTTTTTTGCGGGTCGATAGGATTTTCGTATTTCGCCCCGTGAGCTTTAGCGAATACTGTGTAGAAAGTGTTTCACAAAGGGTTACAGACGGCGCCTGCCAGAGCCGTAGGTAATGTAGTAAGTTAGGCCGGTGAATATCATGCGAAGCGCGCGCCATTAGCGGAGCTTGCTTCAGAGGGTAGTTAATTGAACGATATGGCAAAGAATCTGATCCTGTGGTTGATCATCGCGGCTGTCCTGGTGACGGTGATGAACAACTTCTCCAGCCCTAACGAGCCGCAGACCCTCAACTATTCCGACTTCATCCAGCAGGTCAAGGATGGCAAGGTCGAGCGCGTAGCCGTTGATGGCTATGTGATTACCGGTAAGCGCAACGATGGCGACAGCTTCAAGACCATCCGTCCCGCTATCCAGGACAATGGTCTGATCGGCGATCTCGTGGATAACCACGTGGTAGTCGAAGGTAAACAGCCTGAACAGCAAAGCATCTGGACACAACTCCTGGTCGCGAGCTTCCCGATCCTGGTGATTATTGCCGTGTTCATGTTCTTCATGCGGCAGATGCAGGGCGGCGCCGGAGGCAAGGGCGGGCCGATGAGCTTCGGCAAGAGCAAGGCGCGCCTGTTATCCGAAGACCAGGTGAAAACCACCCTGGCTGACGTTGCCGGTTGCGACGAAGCCAAAGAGGAAGTCGGCGAACTGGTCGAGTTTCTTCGTGATCCGGGCAAGTTCCAGCGTCTGGGCGGTCGCATTCCACGCGGCGTGCTGATGGTCGGTCCTCCAGGTACCGGTAAAACCTTGCTGGCCAAGGCGATTGCCGGCGAAGCCAAAGTCCCGTTCTTCACCATTTCCGGTTCCGACTTCGTCGAAATGTTTGTCGGTGTCGGTGCGAGCCGTGTTCGCGACATGTTCGAGCAGGCCAAGAAGCACGCTCCATGCATCATCTTCATCGATGAAATCGACGCCGTCGGTCGCCACCGTGGTGCCGGTATGGGCGGTGGTCACGACGAGCGCGAGCAGACGCTCAACCAGTTGCTGGTAGAGATGGACGGCTTCGAAATGAATGACGGCATTATCGTCATTGCCGCAACCAACCGTCCGGACGTACTGGACCCTGCGTTGTTGCGTCCGGGCCGTTTCGACCGTCAGGTCGTGGTGGGTCTGCCGGATATCCGCGGTCGCGAGCAGATCCTCAAGGTCCACATGCGCAAAGTGCCGATGGGTGACGACGTTGCTCCGGCGGTAATTGCTCGTGGTACACCTGGCTTCTCCGGTGCCGACCTGGCCAACCTGGTGAACGAGGCGTCGTTGTTCGCTGCCCGTACAGGCAAGCGCATCGTCGAAATGAAAGAGTTCGAACTGGCCAAAGATAAGATCATGATGGGCGCCGAGCGCAAATCCATGGTCATGTCCGAGAAAGAGAAGCAGAACACCGCTTATCACGAAGCAGGCCACGCCATCGTGGGTCGCGTCGTGCCAGAGCATGACCCGGTCTACAAAGTGTCGATCATCCCGCGCGGTCGTGCACTGGGCGTGACCATGTTCCTGCCGGAAGAAGATCGCTACAGCCTGTCCAAGCGTGCATTGATCAGTCAGATCTGCTCGCTGTACGGCGGCCGTATCGCTGAAGAAATGACCCTGGGCTTCGACGGTGTGACCACCGGTGCGTCCAACGACATCATGCGTGCCAGCCAGATTGCACGGAACATGGTGACCAAGTGGGGGCTTTCGGAAAAACTCGGTCCGTTGATGTATGCCGAAGAAGAGGGTGAAGTGTTCCTCGGTCGCGGCGGCGGTGGTCAGAGTGCAAGTTTCTCCGGTGAGACAGCCAAGCTGATCGACTCCGAAGTGCGCAGCATCATTGATCAGTGCTACGGCACGGCCAAGCAGATCCTCACGGATAACCGTGACAAGCTCGACGCCATGGCTGATGCCCTGATGAAGTACGAAACGATCGATGCTGATCAGATCGACGACATCATGGCAGGTCGTACGCCTCGCGAACCTCGCGACTGGTCGGGCGGCACCGGTACTTCCGGAACACCTCCGGCAGTACAGGATCCGCGTCCGGAAACACCGATCGGCGGTCCGGCTGCTGACGTTTAAGGTTTGAAATGACTTCTGTTCAGTCCTCGACCCGGTTGCCATGCGGCAACCGGGTTCTTGATTTGGCCCAGACGCATGTCATGGGCATTCTCAATGTCACTCCCGATTCATTCTCTGACGGCGGCCAATACAGCCAGCTCGACGCGGCCTTGCGTCACGCTGAGGCCATGGTGTTGGCTGGCGCGACGCTGATTGATGTCGGCGGCGAATCGACCCGGCCCGGTGCCAGGGCGGTTTCCCCCCTCGAAGAGCTGGAGCGCGTAGCGCCGATCGTTGAGCGCATCAATCGCGAGCTGGATGTGATCATCTCGGTCGATACCTCCACGCCAGCCGTCATGCGTGAAACCGCGCGGCTTGGGGCAGGTTTGATCAATGACGTTCGCGCATTGCGCCGTGAAGGCGCCCTTGACGCGGCCGCGGACACCGGTTTGCCGGTTTGTCTGATGCACATGCTGGGCGAGCCGGGCGACATGCAGGACAATCCGCATTATCAGGACGTGACCAAGGAAGTGAGCGAGTTTCTCGCCGAGCGCATGGCGCAGTGTGCATTGGTCGGAATTCCGGCTGAACGGATCATCCTGGATCCGGGTTTCGGCTTCGCCAAAAACTTGCAGCACAATCTAAGTTTGTTCAAACATATGGAAGCCCTGCATATCTTCGGGCGCCCCTTGTTGGTCGGGGTTTCGCGCAAGAGCATGATAGGTCAGGCCTTGAATCGCCCGGTTGGAGAGCGACTGCATGGCGGTTTGGCGCTCGCGGCGCTGGCTTCATTCAAGGGGGCGCGTATATTGCGCGTCCATGATGTGGCCGAAACCGTCGATGTGGTGCGAATGATCGCTGCAGTGGAATCAGCCGAATAAGAATGATGGAGTACTTATGACTAAGAAATACTTTGGCACCGACGGGATTCGTGGTCGGGTCGGCGAATATCCGATTACTCCTGAATTCATGCTCAAGCTCGGCTGGGCTGCAGGCATGGCGTTCCGCAAAATGGGCGCCTGCAAGGTGCTGGTGGGCAAGGACACCCGGATCTCCGGGTACATGTTCGAATCGGCGCTCGAGGCCGGGCTGACTTCGGCGGGTGCCGACGTGATGCTCCTGGGCCCGATGCCGACCCCGGCCATCGCTTATCTGACGCGTACGTTCCATGCCGAAGCCGGGATCGTGATCAGTGCCTCGCACAATCCTCACGATGATAATGGCATCAAGTTTTTCTCCGGAAAGGGCACCAAGCTCCCGGATGAAGTCGAGCACATGATCGAAGAATTGCTCGACACCCCGATGACCGTTGTTGAATCGAGCAAGATCGGCAAAGTGTCGCGAATCAACGACGCTTCGGGTCGTTATATCGAATTCTGCAAGAGCAGCGTGCCGACCGGCACCAGCTTTTCGGGCCTGAAGATCGTGATCGATTGCGCTCACGGTGCGACCTACAAAGTGGCGCCGAGTGTGTTCCGCGAGTTGGGCGCCGACGTTGTTGTGCTTTCCGCACAGCCGAACGGCCTGAATATCAATGACAACTGCGGTTCGACCCATATGGGCCCGCTGCAGGCTGCCGTACTGGCTGAGCATGCCGATCTCGGGATTGCTTTCGACGGTGATGGCGATCGGGTCCTGATGGTCGATCACACAGGCGCCGTCGTCGATGGTGACGAGCTTTTGTTCATCATTGCCCGCGACCTGCATGAGCGTGACCTGTTGAAAGGCGGTGTGGTCGGGACATTGATGAGTAACCTGGGGCTGGAGCTGGCCCTCGCGGATCTGTCGATTCCATTTGTGCGTGCGAATGTCGGTGACCGTTATGTGATCGCGGATTTGCTGGAGCGCAACTGGCTGGTGGGTGGTGAGAACTCGGGTCATATCGTTTGCTTCAATCACACCACCACCGGTGATGCGATTATTGCAGCGTTGCAGGTGCTGATGGCATTGCAGACGCGCTCCGAAGGGTTGGGTCAGGCCCGGCAGGCGCTGCGCAAGTGCCCTCAGGTGCTGATCAACGTGCGGTTCGGCGGTGGTGCGAGCCCGCTGGATCATCCGTCAGTGAAAGAGGCCGGCGAGCGTGTGACCAAAGCCATGGCGGGCCGTGGGCGCGTGCTGTTGCGCAAGTCCGGCACGGAGCCGTTGGTGCGAGTCATGGTCGAAGGCGAAGACGAAACACAGGTTCGCGGCTACGCCGAAGAGCTGGCAAAACTGGTTACTGAAGTTTCTGCCTGAATTCGGCTTGCCAGCCATGATTGTGTTGGGTAACATCTGCGCCCACTTTGACCGACGAGGTACAGCATGCGTCGCCCTATGGTAGCTGGTAACTGGAAGATGCACGGTACCCGCGCCAGCGTCGCTGAGCTGATCAAAGGCTTGCGTAATTTGGCCTTGCCGAGCGGTGTTGATGTAGCGGTATTCCCGTCTTTCTTGCATGTCAATCAAGTGATTGATGGTCTGGAAGGCAAGTCGATCAAGGTCGGCGCGCAGAACGCTGCGGTGGAATCCAAGCAAGGTGCGTTGACCGGTGAAGTTGCGCCGAGTCAGTTGGCTGATGAAGGTTGTTCCCTGGTGCTTGTCGGGCATTCCGAACGCCGCCAGGTCATCGGCGAGAATGATGAAACACTGATTCGCAAGTTCGCAGCGGCACAGGAATGTGGCTTGATTCCGGTGTTGTGCATAGGGGAAACCCTCGAGCAGCGCGAAGCCGGTAAAACGCTTGAAGTTGTCGGGCATCAGCTCGGCAGCGTCATCGAGAAGCTGGGTGTCGGTGTTTTTGCAAAGGCAGTAATCGCTTACGAGCCGGTCTGGGCCATTGGCACCGGGCTGACTGCTTCGCCGCAACAGGCGCAGGATGTGCACGCAGCCATTCGCGCTCAGTTGGCGGCAGAGAATTCTGAGGTCGCACAAGGTGTGCGGCTTCTATACGGCGGCAGCGTGAAGGCGGCCAATGCGGTCGAACTGTTCGGCATGCCGGATATCGATGGGGGGCTCATTGGTGGAGCTTCCCTGAATGCAGATGAGTTCGGTGCGATTATTCGCGCCGCGGGAAACTGAAAAAATGCTGGAAACAGTCGTAGTCGTTTTTCATCTGCTGGGTGCATTGGGCGTAGTTGCTCTGGTATTGCTGCAGCAGGGTAAAGGTGCGGATGCTGGCGCGTCTTTCGGAGCAGGTGCTTCAAATACTGTGTTCGGAAGCCAAGGTTCCTCTACCTTTCTTAGTAAGTTTACTGCTATACTTGCCGCCGGTTTCTTCATAACCAGCTTGGGGTTAGGTTACTTTGCTAAAGAGAAGGCTCACCAGCTGACTCAAGTAGGTTTGCCAAACCCGGCAGTGTTGGAAGTTCCAAAGCAACAACCGGCTTCTGATGATGTCCCGGTGCTTCAAGAGCAAAAGTCGGCTACTCCAGCGACTGACGTGCCTCCAGCTCAAGAGCAAAAGTAAGAAGGGTTTCAAACGTAGTATTGCCGAGGTGGTGGAATTGGTAGACACGCAACCTTGAGGTGGTTGTGCCCATAGGGTGTAGGGGTTCGAGTCCCCTTCTCGGTACCAATTATCAGGAGAGCCCGCTGTTGCGGGCTTTCTTGTAGGTGGAAGGTTACATTGACCCTGTCAGGGATCGGTCGTATACTTCCGCCCCAGCTTTGTCGCGGGGTGGAGCAGTCTGGTAGCTCGTCGGGCTCATAACCCGAAGGTCGTCGGTTCAAATCCGGCCCCCGCAACCAGTTTAAGGAGCCCCTTTTAAGGGGCTTTTTGTTAGCTGGACACTTTCTACGCCGCTGTTCGACGGCGTTTCAAGGATGGGCGTTTCGCCCATTTTTTTATTTTGCATAGCATGCACATACATGCACGAGGGGGTTCAGGTGTCGAGCAAGCTAGAAGAGTTGCAGGCCTTGCTGGCCCCGGTGGTCGTGGCCCTAGGCTATGAATGCTGGGGTATTGAGTTCTCGGCTCAAGGTCGCCACTCAATGTTGCGCGTTTATATTGATAAAGAAGGCGGCGTGTTGGTGGACGATTGCGCCATCGTCAGCCGTCAGATCAGCGGTGTCCTGGATGTTGAAGATCCAATCGCCGTTGAATACACCCTTGAAGTTTCCTCGCCTGGCATGGAACGCCCACTGTTCACTATTGAGCAGTTTGCAAAATTTGCCGGTGAACAAGTGAAGATCAAGCTGCGCTCGCCTTTTGAAGGGCGACGCAACTTTCAGGGCCTTCTGCGCGGTGTAGAAGAGCAGGACGTCGTGGTGCAGGTAGAAGACCATGAATTCCTGTTGCCGATCGATATGATCGACAAGGCCAACATTATTCCCAGTTTTGACTGAGACGCGGATCCCGCGGATCCAATGGCTTGCGAAAGGCGAGGCGTACGATGAGCAAAGAAGTACTGCTGGTTGTTGAGTCGGTATCCAATGAAAAGGGCGTACCGGCAAACGTAATTTTTGAAGCGCTGGAGCTGGCTCTGGCCACCGCTACCAAAAAGCGGTTTGAGGACGAAGTCGATCTGCGTGTGGAAATCAATCGCCACACCGGTGCTTACGAGACATTCCGTCGCTGGACGGTTGTCGAAGAAGCAGACCTGGACGATCCGGCCATCGAAACCTGGCCGAGCAAGGTTGCCGAAACGCATCCTGGCGCCAAGGTTGGCGATGTAGTCGAAGAAAAAATCGAATCCATCGAGTTCGGCCGTATCGCGGCACAGACTGCCAAGCAAGTCATTGTGCAGAAAGTTCGCGAAGCCGAGCGTGCTCAAGTCGTTGACGCCTATCGCGAGCGCCTGGGGGAAATCATCTCCGGCACCGTGAAGAAAGTGACCCGCGACAACGTGATCGTCGACCTGGGCAACAACGCCGAAGCGTTGCTGGCTCGTGAAGACATCATCTCTCGCGAAACCTTCCGGGTGGGTGTGCGCCTGCGTGCGCTGCTCAAGGAAATCCGCACCGAGAACCGCGGCCCGCAGCTGATCCTGTCGCGTACCGCGCCGGAAATGCTGATCGAGTTGTTCCGCATCGAAGTGCCGGAAATCGCTGAAGGCCTGATCGAAGTAATGGCAGCTTCCCGTGACCCGGGTTCGCGCGCCAAGATCGCGGTCCGCTCCAAGGACAAACGCATCGACCCGCAAGGCGCTTGCATCGGTATGCGCGGTTCGCGCGTCCAGGCAGTGTCGGGTGAGTTGGGTGGTGAGCGTGTCGACATCGTCCTGTGGGACGACAACCCGGCTCAGTTCGTGATCAATGCAATGTCGCCGGCTGAAGTGGCGGCAATTATCGTTGACGAAGATGCCCATGCAATGGACATCGCCGTTGGCGCAGACAATCTGGCTCAGGCCATCGGTCGTGGTGGTCAGAACGTGCGTCTGGCCAGCCAATTGACTGGCTGGACCCTGAACGTGATGACCGAATCGGACATCCAGGCTAAGCAGCAAGCAGAAACCGGCGACATCCTGCGCAACTTCATCGACGAGCTGGAAGTCGACGAAGACCTGGCACAGGTGCTGGTAGATGAAGGCTTCACCAGCCTGGAAGAGATTGCCTACGTACCGTTGGAAGAAATGCTCAACATCGACGGCTTTGACGAAGAAACCGTCAACGAGCTTCGCGCTCGTGCCAAGGATCGTTTGTTGACCAAAGCCATCGCTACTGAGGAAAAGCTGGCAGACGCCCATCCGGCCGAAGACCTGCTCTCGCTTGAGGGTATGGACAAGGATTTGGCGATGGAACTGGCGGTGCGCGGCGTAATTACCCGCGAAGACCTGGCCGAGCAGTCTATTGACGACCTGCTCGACATCGACGGCATTGACGATGATCGTGCCGGCAAGTTGATCATGGCCGCCCGAGCCCACTGGTTCGAGTAATTAGGCGCGGCCTGAGGAGAGAAGTGCATGACGCAAGTCACGGTGAAACAACTGGCCGATGAGGTCAAAACACCGGTAGAGCGCCTGTTGCAGCAGATGCGTGAGGCAGGTCTGCCGCACACCGCCGCCG
This DNA window, taken from Pseudomonas fluorescens NCIMB 11764, encodes the following:
- the greA gene encoding transcription elongation factor GreA; this translates as MIKYPMTVQGAKALEEEHAHLTKVVRPKLSQDIGTARELGDLKENAEYHAAREQQGMVEARIRDIEGRIQNQVIIDVTTIPHTGKVIFGTTVEIANVETDESVTYHIVGEDEADFKLGKISVGSPLARALIAKEEGDVVAVKTPGGVIEYEIVEVRHI
- a CDS encoding YhbY family RNA-binding protein yields the protein MPLTQEQKKQYKSIGHHLKPVLIVADNGLTEGVLAELERALADHELIKIKLNILDRESRLASIAELCKAGKADLVQVIGKMALIYRKNFSVNKQLSNVHRFK
- the rlmE gene encoding 23S rRNA (uridine(2552)-2'-O)-methyltransferase RlmE; amino-acid sequence: MARSKTSLGWLKRHVNDPYVKQAQKDGYRSRASYKLLEVQEKYKLIRPGMSVVDLGAAPGGWSQVTSRLIGGQGRLIASDILEMDSIPDVTFIQGDFTQDEVLAQILEAVGNSQVDLVISDMAPNMSGTPEVDMPKAMFLCELALDLAARILKPGGNFVIKVFQGEGFDAYVKDARQKFDKVQMIKPDSSRGSSREQYMLAWGYRGRSE
- the ftsH gene encoding ATP-dependent zinc metalloprotease FtsH; protein product: MAKNLILWLIIAAVLVTVMNNFSSPNEPQTLNYSDFIQQVKDGKVERVAVDGYVITGKRNDGDSFKTIRPAIQDNGLIGDLVDNHVVVEGKQPEQQSIWTQLLVASFPILVIIAVFMFFMRQMQGGAGGKGGPMSFGKSKARLLSEDQVKTTLADVAGCDEAKEEVGELVEFLRDPGKFQRLGGRIPRGVLMVGPPGTGKTLLAKAIAGEAKVPFFTISGSDFVEMFVGVGASRVRDMFEQAKKHAPCIIFIDEIDAVGRHRGAGMGGGHDEREQTLNQLLVEMDGFEMNDGIIVIAATNRPDVLDPALLRPGRFDRQVVVGLPDIRGREQILKVHMRKVPMGDDVAPAVIARGTPGFSGADLANLVNEASLFAARTGKRIVEMKEFELAKDKIMMGAERKSMVMSEKEKQNTAYHEAGHAIVGRVVPEHDPVYKVSIIPRGRALGVTMFLPEEDRYSLSKRALISQICSLYGGRIAEEMTLGFDGVTTGASNDIMRASQIARNMVTKWGLSEKLGPLMYAEEEGEVFLGRGGGGQSASFSGETAKLIDSEVRSIIDQCYGTAKQILTDNRDKLDAMADALMKYETIDADQIDDIMAGRTPREPRDWSGGTGTSGTPPAVQDPRPETPIGGPAADV
- the folP gene encoding dihydropteroate synthase, whose product is MTSVQSSTRLPCGNRVLDLAQTHVMGILNVTPDSFSDGGQYSQLDAALRHAEAMVLAGATLIDVGGESTRPGARAVSPLEELERVAPIVERINRELDVIISVDTSTPAVMRETARLGAGLINDVRALRREGALDAAADTGLPVCLMHMLGEPGDMQDNPHYQDVTKEVSEFLAERMAQCALVGIPAERIILDPGFGFAKNLQHNLSLFKHMEALHIFGRPLLVGVSRKSMIGQALNRPVGERLHGGLALAALASFKGARILRVHDVAETVDVVRMIAAVESAE
- the glmM gene encoding phosphoglucosamine mutase yields the protein MTKKYFGTDGIRGRVGEYPITPEFMLKLGWAAGMAFRKMGACKVLVGKDTRISGYMFESALEAGLTSAGADVMLLGPMPTPAIAYLTRTFHAEAGIVISASHNPHDDNGIKFFSGKGTKLPDEVEHMIEELLDTPMTVVESSKIGKVSRINDASGRYIEFCKSSVPTGTSFSGLKIVIDCAHGATYKVAPSVFRELGADVVVLSAQPNGLNINDNCGSTHMGPLQAAVLAEHADLGIAFDGDGDRVLMVDHTGAVVDGDELLFIIARDLHERDLLKGGVVGTLMSNLGLELALADLSIPFVRANVGDRYVIADLLERNWLVGGENSGHIVCFNHTTTGDAIIAALQVLMALQTRSEGLGQARQALRKCPQVLINVRFGGGASPLDHPSVKEAGERVTKAMAGRGRVLLRKSGTEPLVRVMVEGEDETQVRGYAEELAKLVTEVSA
- the tpiA gene encoding triose-phosphate isomerase, which gives rise to MRRPMVAGNWKMHGTRASVAELIKGLRNLALPSGVDVAVFPSFLHVNQVIDGLEGKSIKVGAQNAAVESKQGALTGEVAPSQLADEGCSLVLVGHSERRQVIGENDETLIRKFAAAQECGLIPVLCIGETLEQREAGKTLEVVGHQLGSVIEKLGVGVFAKAVIAYEPVWAIGTGLTASPQQAQDVHAAIRAQLAAENSEVAQGVRLLYGGSVKAANAVELFGMPDIDGGLIGGASLNADEFGAIIRAAGN
- the secG gene encoding preprotein translocase subunit SecG, giving the protein MLETVVVVFHLLGALGVVALVLLQQGKGADAGASFGAGASNTVFGSQGSSTFLSKFTAILAAGFFITSLGLGYFAKEKAHQLTQVGLPNPAVLEVPKQQPASDDVPVLQEQKSATPATDVPPAQEQK
- the rimP gene encoding ribosome maturation factor RimP encodes the protein MSSKLEELQALLAPVVVALGYECWGIEFSAQGRHSMLRVYIDKEGGVLVDDCAIVSRQISGVLDVEDPIAVEYTLEVSSPGMERPLFTIEQFAKFAGEQVKIKLRSPFEGRRNFQGLLRGVEEQDVVVQVEDHEFLLPIDMIDKANIIPSFD
- the nusA gene encoding transcription termination factor NusA codes for the protein MSKEVLLVVESVSNEKGVPANVIFEALELALATATKKRFEDEVDLRVEINRHTGAYETFRRWTVVEEADLDDPAIETWPSKVAETHPGAKVGDVVEEKIESIEFGRIAAQTAKQVIVQKVREAERAQVVDAYRERLGEIISGTVKKVTRDNVIVDLGNNAEALLAREDIISRETFRVGVRLRALLKEIRTENRGPQLILSRTAPEMLIELFRIEVPEIAEGLIEVMAASRDPGSRAKIAVRSKDKRIDPQGACIGMRGSRVQAVSGELGGERVDIVLWDDNPAQFVINAMSPAEVAAIIVDEDAHAMDIAVGADNLAQAIGRGGQNVRLASQLTGWTLNVMTESDIQAKQQAETGDILRNFIDELEVDEDLAQVLVDEGFTSLEEIAYVPLEEMLNIDGFDEETVNELRARAKDRLLTKAIATEEKLADAHPAEDLLSLEGMDKDLAMELAVRGVITREDLAEQSIDDLLDIDGIDDDRAGKLIMAARAHWFE